In Pseudoxanthomonas sp., one genomic interval encodes:
- a CDS encoding DUF1615 domain-containing protein produces the protein MTSPRVRRLQYRLLAMAGLLVLAGCVTAPPAPTRPPADTRSEIVRRMPAKVADRERWAADIETAFATQRIEPNTENICAVLAVTEQESGYVANPAVANLPKIARGEIDRRAAALHVPKFVVEAALALRSPDGRTYADRLRNVRTERDLSDIYEDMIGSVPLGKRLFADFNPVQTGGPMQVGIPFAEAHASRYPYPIEGSIRDEVFTRRGGMYFGIAHLLGYQTPYTRKVHRFADYNAGWYASRNAAFQSAVGIATGTTLALDGDLLTPGAPLGKPGQTERAVRQLADALRMDDRTIREALERGNRLDFGDTDLYARVYALAEARAGKPLPRAMIPGIKLESPKITRELTTAWFATRVDERYRHCLQR, from the coding sequence ATGACATCGCCTCGCGTCCGCCGATTGCAGTATCGCCTCCTTGCGATGGCCGGCCTGCTGGTGCTCGCCGGCTGCGTGACCGCACCGCCGGCTCCGACCCGTCCCCCTGCCGACACCCGCAGCGAGATCGTCCGCAGGATGCCGGCCAAGGTCGCCGACCGCGAGCGCTGGGCGGCCGATATCGAGACCGCGTTCGCCACGCAGCGGATCGAGCCGAACACCGAGAACATCTGCGCGGTGCTCGCCGTCACCGAGCAGGAATCCGGCTACGTGGCCAATCCGGCCGTCGCCAACCTGCCGAAGATCGCGCGCGGCGAGATCGACCGCCGCGCCGCTGCCCTGCACGTGCCGAAGTTCGTCGTCGAAGCCGCATTGGCGCTGCGTTCGCCGGATGGCCGCACCTACGCCGACCGCCTGCGCAACGTGCGCACCGAGCGCGACCTCAGCGACATCTACGAGGACATGATCGGCAGCGTGCCGCTGGGCAAGCGGTTGTTCGCCGACTTCAACCCTGTGCAGACCGGCGGGCCGATGCAGGTGGGCATTCCGTTCGCCGAAGCCCATGCCTCGCGCTATCCGTATCCGATCGAAGGCAGCATCCGCGACGAAGTGTTCACGCGACGCGGCGGGATGTACTTCGGCATCGCCCATCTGCTGGGCTACCAGACGCCGTACACGCGCAAGGTGCATCGCTTCGCCGACTACAACGCCGGCTGGTATGCGAGCCGCAATGCGGCGTTCCAGAGCGCGGTCGGCATCGCCACCGGCACCACGCTCGCGCTCGACGGCGACCTGCTGACGCCCGGCGCGCCACTGGGCAAGCCGGGGCAGACCGAACGCGCCGTCCGCCAGCTGGCGGACGCGCTGCGCATGGACGACCGGACGATCCGCGAGGCGCTGGAGCGCGGAAACCGGCTGGACTTCGGCGATACCGACCTGTACGCGCGCGTCTACGCGTTGGCCGAAGCGCGCGCGGGCAAGCCGCTGCCGCGGGCGATGATCCCGGGCATCAAGCTGGAAAGCCCCAAGATCACCCGCGAGCTGACCACGGCCTGGTTCGCCACGCGCGTGGACGAACGCTACCGGCACTGCCTGCAACGCTGA
- a CDS encoding DUF1428 domain-containing protein yields MSYVDGFIIAAPTAGKAAFTDYATTFDTIFMGYGATRIIEAWGDDVPDGKVTDFRKAVQAKGDETVAFSWVEWPDKATRDAGMQKMMEDPRMDPSNKDNPPMPFDGQRMVYGGFSPVVELRG; encoded by the coding sequence ATGTCCTACGTGGACGGCTTCATCATCGCCGCGCCCACCGCCGGCAAGGCGGCCTTCACCGACTACGCCACCACCTTCGACACCATCTTCATGGGCTACGGTGCCACGCGCATCATCGAAGCGTGGGGCGACGACGTGCCCGACGGCAAGGTCACTGACTTCCGCAAGGCCGTGCAGGCGAAGGGCGATGAGACGGTGGCGTTCTCGTGGGTGGAGTGGCCCGACAAGGCCACGCGCGATGCCGGCATGCAGAAGATGATGGAAGACCCGCGCATGGACCCCTCCAACAAGGACAATCCGCCGATGCCGTTCGACGGTCAACGCATGGTCTACGGCGGATTCTCGCCGGTGGTCGAACTGCGCGGCTGA
- a CDS encoding TonB-dependent receptor, translating to MKWALAAATLVGSSTAIAQTTEPPPAPATTPPAEEATTLDTVSVLGSRGQPRTVSSSAVPIDIISAEEFRNQGATDALDQLRVLVPSFNVSTIPIDDAASLVRPANLRGLPPDNTLVLVNGKRFHRSAVITFLGHGLSDGSQGPDLSVFPSMALEQVEVLRDGAAAQYGSDAIAGVINFGLKKISEGGAFEAFAGQYYEGDGFTTQYSAQIGLPLTERGYATLTAEWRQADDTSRSVQRDDAAAAIAAGYPGVPVPAQIWGSPKVDDDLKFVANLGITGDSVDVYLFGNYAQREVDGGFYFRDPTARSGVYSNDGGETLLIGNTTGVGTCPTIALRDANGNLIPYSTVSAAVSALPSNCFTFLSTLPGGFTPRFGGSLEDMSVVGGVKGTWGNDWHWDASVTYGRNDIDFTIYNTVNASLGAAQPAGLRFNPGGNTQTEKGVNFDVGRDIETTFTAQPVRLSAGAEWREESFEVKAGDAASTGIGPLTEQGFALGSNGFNGFSPRTAGEWDRRNWAVYLDMEAQFTEQLLLAAAVRHEDFDDFGSTTNGKLTARFDVSDTFALRGAYNTGFRAPTPGQANISQISTAFNGSVLEDIATLPPTNPIAILKGAQALTPEESKNLSLGMVWSSGDWLVTLDGYRIEVEDRIALSTSFALTPAERDALVASGNPEAASLSSVTYFGNAFDTTTTGVDLVTSVETDHFGGKTTYSLAANWNKTEVDRYDPNFINEARVYKIEESLPKTKGYFSVNHQREVFHANVRLGYYGSWYEDHLDSGAITVEDGGLPIYEGSSLIVDAEVGWKFASGLYVNVGAQNLFDETPDDNPWGAAVAGAAYPVHSPYGFNGGFYYARVGWKF from the coding sequence GTGAAATGGGCCCTCGCCGCCGCCACCCTGGTCGGCAGCAGCACCGCCATCGCGCAGACGACGGAACCCCCACCCGCGCCGGCGACAACGCCACCCGCAGAGGAAGCCACCACGCTCGACACGGTCTCCGTGCTGGGCAGCCGTGGCCAGCCGCGCACCGTGTCCTCCTCCGCCGTGCCGATCGACATCATCAGCGCGGAGGAATTCCGCAACCAGGGCGCCACCGATGCACTCGACCAGCTGCGCGTGCTGGTGCCCTCATTCAATGTCAGCACCATCCCGATCGATGACGCCGCCAGCCTGGTCCGTCCCGCCAACCTGCGCGGCCTGCCGCCGGACAACACCCTGGTGCTGGTCAACGGCAAGCGCTTCCATCGTTCCGCCGTGATCACCTTCCTCGGCCATGGCCTGTCCGACGGCTCGCAGGGCCCCGACCTGTCGGTGTTCCCGTCGATGGCGCTGGAACAGGTGGAAGTGCTGCGCGACGGCGCGGCGGCGCAGTACGGCTCGGATGCCATCGCCGGCGTCATCAACTTCGGTCTGAAGAAGATCAGCGAAGGCGGCGCGTTCGAGGCCTTCGCCGGGCAGTACTACGAGGGCGACGGCTTCACCACCCAGTACTCCGCGCAGATCGGCCTGCCGCTGACCGAACGCGGTTATGCCACGCTCACCGCCGAATGGCGCCAGGCCGACGACACCTCGCGCAGCGTGCAGCGCGACGATGCCGCTGCGGCCATCGCCGCCGGCTATCCGGGCGTGCCGGTACCGGCGCAGATCTGGGGCTCGCCGAAGGTGGACGACGACCTCAAGTTCGTCGCCAACCTGGGCATCACCGGCGACAGCGTCGATGTCTACCTGTTCGGCAATTACGCGCAACGCGAGGTCGACGGCGGGTTCTATTTCCGCGACCCCACCGCGCGCTCGGGCGTCTACTCCAACGACGGCGGCGAAACGCTGCTGATCGGCAACACCACCGGCGTGGGTACCTGCCCGACCATCGCCCTGCGCGACGCGAACGGCAACCTGATCCCGTACAGCACGGTCAGCGCGGCCGTGTCCGCGCTGCCGTCGAACTGCTTCACCTTCCTGTCGACCCTGCCGGGCGGTTTCACCCCGCGCTTCGGCGGCAGCCTGGAAGACATGTCGGTGGTCGGTGGCGTCAAGGGCACCTGGGGCAACGACTGGCACTGGGACGCCAGCGTGACCTACGGCCGCAACGACATCGACTTCACCATCTACAACACCGTCAACGCATCGCTCGGTGCCGCACAGCCCGCTGGCCTGCGCTTCAACCCCGGCGGCAACACGCAGACCGAGAAGGGCGTGAACTTCGATGTCGGCCGCGATATCGAAACCACCTTCACCGCGCAGCCCGTGCGGCTGTCCGCCGGTGCGGAATGGCGCGAGGAAAGTTTCGAGGTCAAGGCCGGCGACGCGGCGTCCACCGGCATCGGCCCGCTGACCGAGCAGGGCTTCGCCCTGGGCTCCAACGGTTTCAACGGCTTCAGCCCGCGCACTGCGGGCGAGTGGGACCGCAGGAACTGGGCGGTCTACCTGGACATGGAAGCGCAGTTCACCGAACAGCTGCTGCTGGCCGCCGCCGTGCGCCACGAGGACTTCGACGATTTCGGCAGCACCACCAACGGCAAGCTCACCGCGCGCTTCGACGTCTCCGACACGTTCGCCCTGCGTGGCGCCTACAACACCGGCTTCCGCGCGCCGACGCCGGGCCAGGCCAACATCAGCCAGATCAGCACCGCATTCAACGGCAGCGTGCTGGAAGACATCGCCACGCTGCCGCCCACCAACCCCATCGCCATCCTCAAGGGCGCGCAGGCCCTGACGCCCGAGGAGTCGAAGAACCTCTCGCTCGGCATGGTGTGGAGCAGCGGCGACTGGCTGGTCACGCTGGACGGCTACCGCATCGAGGTGGAGGACCGCATCGCGCTGAGCACCAGCTTCGCGCTGACCCCGGCCGAACGCGACGCCCTGGTGGCGTCGGGCAATCCGGAGGCAGCGTCGCTGAGTTCGGTGACCTACTTCGGCAACGCGTTCGACACCACCACGACCGGCGTGGACCTGGTGACGAGCGTGGAAACCGATCACTTCGGCGGCAAGACCACCTATTCGCTGGCGGCGAACTGGAACAAGACCGAAGTGGACCGCTACGACCCCAACTTCATCAACGAGGCCCGCGTCTACAAGATCGAGGAATCGCTGCCGAAGACCAAGGGCTACTTCAGCGTCAACCACCAGCGCGAGGTGTTCCACGCCAACGTGCGCCTGGGCTACTACGGCTCGTGGTACGAGGACCACCTGGACAGCGGCGCGATCACCGTGGAGGACGGCGGCCTGCCGATCTACGAAGGCAGTTCGCTGATCGTGGATGCGGAAGTGGGCTGGAAGTTCGCCTCGGGCCTGTACGTCAACGTCGGCGCGCAGAACCTGTTCGACGAAACCCCGGATGACAATCCGTGGGGCGCGGCGGTGGCCGGCGCGGCCTACCCGGTGCATTCGCCTTACGGCTTCAACGGTGGCTTCTACTACGCCCGCGTGGGCTGGAAGTTCTGA
- a CDS encoding putative DNA modification/repair radical SAM protein, with protein sequence MQLKDKLAILADAAKYDASCASSGAGKRHSLGKGGIGSTEGMGICHSYTPDGRCVSLLKILLTNFCIYDCAYCVNRVSSNVPRARFATAEVVRLTLEFYKRNYIEGLFLSSGIIRNGDYTMEQLVEVARSLREDHRFAGYIHLKTIPEASPELLAAAGRYADRLSINVELPTEAGLKQLAPQKEAQGIRDAMGELHWRIQAAKPEKKEAQQPRRKRPPKFAPAGQSTQMIVGADGADDRAILTSSDALYRQFRMRRVYYSAFSPIPDASTQLPLRAPPLQREHRLYQADWLLRFYGFDVKEIVDDANGPRDGMLDLDIDPKLAWALRHPDRFPVDLNTAPREMLLRVPGLGARNVQRIVDSRRQGRLRVADLARLRAPLQKVLPFVVLLDHHPRQRLDDTERLRRELAPAPRQADLFG encoded by the coding sequence ATGCAACTGAAAGACAAGCTGGCGATCCTTGCCGACGCGGCCAAGTACGATGCGTCATGCGCCTCCAGCGGGGCGGGCAAGCGGCATTCGCTGGGCAAGGGCGGGATCGGCAGCACCGAGGGCATGGGCATCTGCCATTCGTACACGCCCGACGGGCGCTGCGTGTCGCTGCTGAAGATCCTGCTGACCAACTTCTGCATCTATGACTGCGCTTACTGCGTCAACCGCGTGTCCAGCAACGTGCCGCGCGCCCGGTTCGCCACCGCGGAGGTGGTGCGGCTGACACTGGAGTTCTACAAGCGCAACTACATCGAGGGGCTGTTCCTCTCCAGCGGCATCATCCGCAACGGCGACTACACCATGGAGCAGCTGGTGGAAGTCGCGCGCAGCCTGCGCGAGGACCACCGCTTCGCCGGCTACATCCACCTGAAGACCATTCCCGAGGCCTCGCCCGAACTGCTCGCCGCGGCCGGCCGTTACGCCGACCGCCTGAGCATCAACGTGGAACTGCCGACCGAAGCCGGCCTCAAGCAACTGGCGCCGCAGAAGGAAGCGCAGGGCATCCGCGACGCCATGGGCGAGCTGCACTGGCGCATCCAGGCGGCGAAGCCGGAGAAGAAGGAGGCCCAGCAGCCCAGGCGCAAGCGCCCGCCGAAGTTCGCACCCGCCGGGCAGAGCACGCAGATGATCGTCGGTGCCGACGGCGCCGACGACCGCGCCATCCTGACCAGCAGCGATGCGCTGTATCGCCAGTTCCGCATGCGTCGCGTGTACTACTCCGCCTTCAGTCCGATCCCCGATGCGTCTACCCAGCTGCCCCTGCGTGCGCCACCGCTGCAGCGCGAGCACCGGTTGTACCAGGCCGACTGGCTGCTGCGGTTCTACGGTTTCGACGTCAAGGAGATCGTCGACGACGCCAACGGCCCGCGCGACGGCATGCTCGACCTCGATATCGATCCCAAGCTGGCGTGGGCGCTGCGGCACCCGGACCGGTTCCCGGTCGACCTCAACACCGCGCCGCGCGAGATGCTGCTGCGCGTGCCGGGACTGGGCGCACGCAACGTGCAGCGCATCGTCGACTCGCGTCGCCAGGGCCGCCTTCGGGTCGCCGATCTGGCACGACTGCGCGCGCCCCTGCAGAAGGTGCTGCCGTTCGTCGTGCTGCTCGACCACCATCCGCGCCAGCGGCTGGACGATACGGAGCGGTTGCGGCGGGAACTGGCGCCGGCGCCGCGCCAGGCCGACCTGTTCGGCTGA
- a CDS encoding S41 family peptidase, translating to MKAQGRRGWKRGLVLLIGMTASAAAVAAPPWSSIGDRVHYALEGGGDALSETGASLTVQSKPGGSSGFGGAATVIDAVPYRKKRVRLSGIISAKDVEGTAGLWLRADGPSGSVAFANSERAPVSGNADAVPRGIEIYVPAPADKLLVGPLLVGKGRMTVRALRLAVVPPSPDDEVPPARIVDEAVRLIRAHALNAERIEWNQAQADIARDMKHVHDADAAYAVIRQVLAKLGDRHSGLLPPQDFQRFSSEGKPSFTPMVEVRERVGIVSVPAFSGTDKTAAVAFANELAGLIAARARQAPCGWVVDLRGNQGGSMWPMLSGLYSLLGNATPGYSRDREGRQDAWKVAPPGVSTPDLSAAPVVVVTGGKTASSGEAVAIAFRGRPKTHSVGQPTFGVSTSNGMYPLPGGARLKLTDARFVDRTGQAYGDAVMPDDVVPEDEAVAHAVASLAGCAR from the coding sequence ATGAAAGCGCAGGGACGGCGGGGGTGGAAGCGTGGCCTGGTGCTACTGATCGGAATGACCGCATCCGCGGCTGCGGTTGCTGCGCCACCATGGTCGAGCATCGGCGACCGTGTGCACTACGCGCTCGAAGGTGGCGGTGATGCGCTGTCGGAAACAGGGGCATCGCTCACGGTGCAATCGAAACCGGGTGGCAGCAGCGGTTTCGGTGGTGCGGCGACCGTCATCGACGCCGTGCCGTACCGAAAGAAGCGCGTGCGCCTGTCAGGCATCATCAGTGCGAAGGACGTCGAAGGCACCGCAGGTCTGTGGCTGCGTGCCGATGGTCCGTCAGGTTCGGTGGCATTCGCCAACAGCGAACGAGCCCCGGTGTCCGGCAATGCCGATGCGGTACCGCGCGGGATCGAGATCTACGTTCCCGCCCCTGCGGACAAACTGCTGGTCGGCCCGCTGCTGGTCGGCAAGGGACGCATGACGGTCCGCGCGTTGCGTCTGGCCGTCGTACCTCCATCCCCCGACGACGAAGTGCCACCGGCGCGCATCGTGGATGAAGCAGTCCGGTTGATCCGGGCGCACGCACTGAACGCCGAACGCATCGAGTGGAACCAGGCGCAGGCCGACATCGCACGGGACATGAAGCATGTCCATGACGCCGACGCCGCCTATGCCGTGATCCGGCAGGTACTCGCCAAGCTGGGTGACCGCCACAGCGGCCTGCTGCCGCCACAGGACTTCCAGCGGTTTTCCTCGGAGGGAAAGCCATCCTTCACGCCAATGGTGGAGGTGCGCGAGCGGGTGGGCATCGTGTCGGTTCCGGCATTCTCCGGCACCGACAAGACGGCGGCCGTAGCGTTCGCGAATGAGCTTGCCGGATTGATTGCAGCCCGCGCGCGGCAGGCGCCCTGCGGTTGGGTCGTCGATCTGCGCGGCAACCAGGGCGGCAGCATGTGGCCCATGCTGTCCGGCTTGTATTCCCTACTGGGCAACGCGACGCCCGGCTACTCCCGCGATCGGGAGGGTCGACAGGATGCGTGGAAAGTCGCGCCTCCCGGCGTGTCGACACCCGACTTGTCCGCGGCCCCTGTCGTGGTGGTCACGGGCGGCAAGACGGCCAGTTCCGGTGAGGCCGTGGCGATCGCGTTCCGCGGGCGTCCGAAGACGCACAGCGTCGGACAACCCACGTTCGGCGTCAGCACCAGCAATGGCATGTATCCGTTGCCCGGCGGAGCACGCCTCAAGTTGACCGACGCGCGTTTCGTCGACAGGACGGGGCAGGCGTACGGTGACGCCGTCATGCCCGACGACGTGGTGCCGGAAGATGAGGCGGTCGCTCATGCCGTCGCTTCCCTGGCGGGCTGCGCACGCTGA
- a CDS encoding ChrR family anti-sigma-E factor, which translates to MNPHHHLDPSTVVSYAAGALAVEVAIVAATHLETCAHCRARVDEAERFGGQLVEQQQPAGVDAARLAGLRASILDRLDEAPAPVAAPPARTAPYEDDDRLPTPLHPYFGTSYRALKWRWMAPGVHCIRAPNTRGGSLLLLKIGPGRSMPVHSHGGTELTQILRGAYHDALGHFAPGDVADLDSDVEHQPVTVPGTACICVSALDAPLRFPGWFARKLQPLFKL; encoded by the coding sequence GTGAACCCGCACCATCATCTCGATCCTTCCACGGTGGTCAGTTACGCCGCCGGCGCACTGGCGGTCGAAGTGGCGATCGTAGCCGCCACCCACCTGGAAACCTGCGCCCACTGCCGCGCACGCGTGGACGAGGCCGAGCGCTTCGGCGGCCAGCTGGTCGAGCAGCAGCAGCCTGCCGGCGTGGACGCCGCGCGCCTGGCCGGGCTGCGCGCGTCCATCCTCGATCGGCTCGACGAGGCGCCCGCGCCGGTTGCCGCACCGCCCGCGCGCACCGCGCCGTACGAGGATGACGATCGCCTGCCCACGCCGCTGCATCCCTATTTCGGCACCTCGTACCGTGCGCTCAAGTGGCGCTGGATGGCGCCGGGCGTGCATTGCATCCGCGCACCCAACACCAGGGGCGGCTCGCTGCTGCTGCTGAAGATCGGTCCGGGCCGCAGCATGCCCGTGCACAGCCACGGCGGCACCGAACTCACGCAGATCCTGCGCGGCGCCTACCATGACGCACTGGGCCACTTCGCCCCCGGCGACGTGGCCGACCTGGACAGCGACGTCGAACACCAGCCGGTGACCGTGCCCGGCACCGCCTGCATCTGCGTGTCCGCCCTCGACGCGCCCCTGCGCTTCCCCGGCTGGTTCGCGCGCAAGCTGCAGCCGCTGTTCAAGCTGTAG
- a CDS encoding sigma-70 family RNA polymerase sigma factor: protein MPIDLTRRPSPLRAARPVSTPVPVTRDTHDWTGDMLAVARVRCRTSFMRIYDHFMPRLCLYLRGLGSPEAVAEELAQEALLRLWQRADMYDPQQGAVSTWLFRIGRNLHIDRVRREPGWVQILEDGGPANDEELARPFTSAEDHVEHAHLQRRIEELPAVQARLMRMSYFEAKSHQEIADELQMPLGTVKSHLRRAFLRLQGQVRGQS, encoded by the coding sequence ATGCCCATCGACCTCACAAGGAGACCGTCGCCCCTGCGGGCGGCCCGGCCCGTGTCCACTCCCGTCCCCGTGACCCGCGACACCCACGACTGGACCGGCGACATGCTCGCCGTGGCCCGCGTGCGCTGCCGCACCAGCTTCATGCGCATCTACGACCACTTCATGCCACGGCTCTGCCTGTACCTGCGCGGGCTGGGCAGTCCGGAGGCGGTGGCCGAGGAACTGGCGCAGGAAGCGCTGCTGCGGCTGTGGCAGCGCGCCGACATGTACGATCCCCAGCAGGGTGCGGTATCCACCTGGCTGTTCCGCATCGGCCGCAACCTGCACATCGACCGCGTACGGCGCGAGCCGGGCTGGGTGCAGATCCTGGAAGACGGCGGTCCGGCGAACGACGAGGAGCTGGCGCGGCCGTTCACCTCGGCCGAGGACCACGTCGAGCATGCCCACCTGCAGCGCCGCATCGAGGAGCTGCCCGCCGTGCAGGCGCGGCTGATGCGCATGTCGTACTTCGAGGCCAAGAGCCACCAGGAAATCGCCGACGAGCTGCAGATGCCGCTGGGCACCGTGAAGTCGCACCTGCGCCGCGCGTTCCTGCGGCTGCAGGGTCAAGTAAGAGGTCAGTCGTGA
- a CDS encoding acyl-CoA desaturase, whose protein sequence is MPASDSPTPPPAPRLTAALRRWFDTQSPDVVEGDGERIDWLRAVPFIGLHLACLAVFWVGVSPVAVIVAVALYAVRMFAITGFYHRYFSHRTFRTSRVLQFVFALIGASSVQRGPLWWAAHHRNHHRHADTPADPHSPAVHGFWRSHAGWFLTRDGFRTDWSRIPDLARYPELRWLDRYDTVVPVMLAAALYALGALLERIAPHWGTSGGQMLVWGFFISTVVLFHATVTINSLAHRFGKRRFDTRDDSRNNLWLALLTFGEGWHNNHHFFPGTARQGFRWWEIDLTWYGLRAMALLGLVRDLKPVPAWVLAKARR, encoded by the coding sequence ATGCCGGCCAGCGACTCCCCCACTCCACCGCCGGCACCGCGCCTGACGGCCGCGCTGCGGCGCTGGTTCGACACGCAGTCGCCGGACGTCGTGGAAGGCGATGGCGAGCGCATCGACTGGCTGCGCGCGGTGCCCTTCATCGGCCTGCACCTGGCCTGCCTGGCGGTGTTCTGGGTCGGCGTCTCGCCGGTGGCGGTGATCGTGGCCGTGGCCCTGTACGCCGTGCGCATGTTCGCCATCACCGGGTTCTATCACCGCTACTTCTCGCACCGCACCTTCCGGACCTCGCGCGTGCTGCAGTTCGTGTTCGCGCTGATCGGGGCGTCCAGCGTGCAGCGCGGTCCGCTGTGGTGGGCCGCCCACCACCGCAACCACCATCGGCATGCCGACACGCCGGCCGATCCGCATTCGCCGGCGGTGCATGGATTCTGGCGCAGCCATGCGGGATGGTTCCTGACCCGCGACGGCTTCCGCACCGACTGGTCGCGCATTCCCGACCTGGCGCGCTACCCCGAACTGCGCTGGCTGGACCGCTACGACACCGTGGTGCCGGTCATGCTGGCGGCCGCGCTGTACGCGCTGGGCGCGCTGCTCGAGCGGATCGCGCCCCACTGGGGCACCAGCGGCGGGCAGATGCTGGTGTGGGGCTTCTTCATCTCGACCGTGGTGCTGTTCCATGCCACGGTGACCATCAACTCGCTGGCGCACCGCTTCGGCAAGCGCCGCTTCGACACGCGCGACGACAGTCGCAACAACCTGTGGCTGGCGCTGCTGACCTTCGGCGAGGGCTGGCACAACAACCATCACTTCTTCCCCGGCACGGCGCGGCAGGGGTTCCGCTGGTGGGAGATCGACCTGACCTGGTACGGCCTGCGCGCGATGGCGCTGCTGGGGCTGGTGCGCGACCTCAAGCCCGTACCCGCGTGGGTGCTGGCCAAGGCGAGGCGCTGA
- a CDS encoding NAD(P)/FAD-dependent oxidoreductase yields the protein MRIAVIGSGIAGLASAWWLSQRHEVVLFEANDYLGGHTHTHTVEQAGREYRIDSGFIVFNPHHYPLLCGLFDELGVASQPTTMSFSVHSERSGMEYNATSLDTLFCQRRNLVSPRFWGMLRDLARFYREAPELLEGDATGPTLGEYLERGGYGAMFRDEHLVPMASALWSSPPQGILAFPARYLVRFMANHHMLTLGERSPWRVVTGGSATYVAALRRRWQVQERIATPVHAVLRCEDRVGVMTATGTERFDHVVMACHSDDALRLLHDADARERGILGAIRYQSNDTVLHTDARLLPRRRKAWAAWNAHVPRDPTAPCTVSYCMNLLQGIDSPEPFVVTLNRSEAIDPARILRRMRYRHPVYDHAMVAAQQRKAEIQGQRRTWFAGAYWGWGFHEDGIRSARELVDAFEARATASAHEDALVPA from the coding sequence ATGCGTATCGCGGTCATCGGATCGGGCATCGCCGGGCTGGCCTCGGCATGGTGGCTGTCGCAGCGGCACGAGGTGGTGCTGTTCGAGGCGAACGACTACCTGGGCGGCCACACCCATACGCACACGGTGGAACAGGCCGGTCGCGAATACCGGATCGACAGCGGCTTCATCGTCTTCAATCCGCATCACTACCCGCTGCTGTGCGGGCTGTTCGACGAACTGGGCGTCGCGTCGCAGCCCACGACGATGAGCTTCTCCGTGCACAGCGAACGCAGCGGCATGGAATACAACGCGACCTCGCTGGATACCCTGTTCTGCCAGCGCCGCAACCTGGTGTCGCCGCGTTTCTGGGGCATGCTGCGTGACCTGGCGCGCTTCTACCGCGAAGCGCCCGAGCTGCTCGAGGGCGACGCCACCGGCCCGACGCTGGGCGAGTATCTCGAGCGGGGCGGCTACGGGGCGATGTTCCGCGACGAGCACCTGGTGCCGATGGCGTCGGCGCTATGGTCGTCGCCGCCGCAGGGCATCCTGGCGTTTCCGGCGCGCTACCTGGTCCGGTTCATGGCCAACCACCACATGCTGACGCTGGGCGAACGCTCGCCGTGGCGGGTGGTGACCGGCGGCTCCGCCACGTATGTCGCCGCCCTGCGTCGGCGCTGGCAGGTACAGGAGCGCATCGCCACGCCGGTGCACGCGGTGCTGCGCTGCGAGGACCGCGTGGGCGTGATGACGGCGACCGGCACGGAACGGTTCGACCACGTGGTGATGGCCTGCCACAGCGACGACGCGCTGCGGCTGCTGCACGATGCCGACGCGCGCGAGCGCGGCATCCTGGGCGCGATCCGCTACCAGTCGAACGACACCGTGCTGCACACCGATGCACGCCTGCTGCCGCGCCGGCGCAAGGCCTGGGCGGCGTGGAACGCGCACGTGCCGCGCGATCCGACCGCGCCGTGCACGGTCAGCTACTGCATGAACCTGCTGCAGGGCATCGACTCGCCCGAGCCGTTCGTGGTCACGCTCAACCGCAGCGAGGCGATCGATCCCGCACGCATCCTGCGCCGCATGCGCTACCGCCACCCCGTCTACGACCATGCCATGGTCGCGGCGCAGCAGCGCAAGGCGGAGATCCAGGGGCAGCGGCGCACCTGGTTTGCCGGCGCCTACTGGGGCTGGGGCTTCCACGAGGACGGCATCCGCAGCGCGCGCGAACTGGTGGACGCGTTCGAGGCCCGCGCCACTGCATCGGCGCACGAAGATGCCCTGGTGCCGGCGTGA